The genomic interval GCGCGCAGGCGGCGGTCGGCGGCCCCGACGGCGGCGACCACGGTGGCCTCGAACACCTCGTCCTCGGATCGGTGCTCGGTCAGCGCCGCCACCTGCTTGTCGGTGACGCGGTAGGCGTGCCGGGCCACGGTGTCGACGAAACGCTCGAGATCGGCCGGGACGGAGGCCGACTCGTCCCCGGCGGCCGCCCGGAATATCTCTCTGCGGGTGACGGCGGGCAGCGCAGCGGGGGCCGCTTGCAGGTGCTCGACGAAGCTGTCCCAATACTCTGCGCGTGAAGCCATGCGCCCATGATGCAACACCGACAAACGCCACGAACCGCATTCCGGCAGAAGGGGTTTGGGCGCACAGCGCGGCGCATCCGATAACACCGTAATCGCGCAGGCCGCGAGCGGTCCGCCGGTTCGAGCGCGCCCGGTCGGTCGACAACGGCTATGAGACACCGCCCGGCCGGATTCGTAGACTCGCGGCGGTGACGGAACCCGAGGATGTGCGGCGGACGCGCCGCGGCTACGACGAGGTGGCCGAGCTGTACAAGTCGATGTTCGACGACGCGCTCGCCGCGAGCCCGTTCGACCGGGCGATGCTGGGCGTGTTCGCCGAGCGGGTGGGTACCGGCGCCGTCGCCGATCTCGGCTGCGGGCCGGGCCGGATCACCACACACCTGGCCGCGCTCGGGCTCGACGTGTTCGGTATCGATCTGTCGCCGGAGATGATCCGCCTGGCCCGCGCCGCCCGGCCGGACCTGCGCTACGTGGTCGGGTCGATGGAGAATCTCGCGGTGCCGGACGCTGCGCTGGCCGGAATCGTGGCGTGGTACAGCGTCATTCACACGCCGCCGGTCCGGGTGCCCGTCATCGTGGCGGAGTTCCACCGCGTGCTCGCCTCCGGCGGGCAGCTGATCCTGGCGTTCCAGACCACCGACGGCGACGACGTGCGGACCCACGACCACAAGGTCGCGCCCAGTTACCTCTGGCCGCCGGACCGCGTAGCGGAGTTACTGGGCGAGGGCGGGTTCCGGACGGTCGCCCGGCTGGTGCGAGAGCCGGGCGACGAGGCGCATCCACTGGCGTACCTGCTGGCGGAGAAGTCCTCGGCGAGTTGACCGCCGCGGCCCGCGACCGCCGTGATATCCAGGGCAGATGCAGCCCACACGTGCCTCCTACGATGTCGTCGTCGCCGGTGGCGGCCACAACGGGCTGGTGGCGGCCGCGTATCTGGCCCGCGCCGGGCGTTCGGTGTTGGTGCTCGAACGGCAGGACCACCTCGGCGGCGCGGCCGTGTCCGAGCGGGTGTTCGACGGCGTGGACGCGCGGCTGTCCCGGTACTCGTATCTGGTGAGCCTGCTGCCGCGGCAACTGATCCGGGAGCTGGGGCTGCGGTTCGAGACATGCAGGCGGCGGATCTCGTCGTATACGCCCGTCGGTGACACCGGGTTGCTGATCGATACCGCGGACGAGTACCGCACGCGTGCGAGCTTTCTGCGAATCACCGGTTCCGAGGCCGACTTCCGTGCCTGGCAGGAGTTCTACGGCCGGACCGGACGGCTCGCGCAGCGGGTGTTCCCGACCCTGACCCGGCCGCTGCCGACCCGCGCCGAACTGCAGCGGCTGATCGACGACTCCGCCACCTGGGAGGCGCTGTTCGAACGCCCGCTGGGCGAGACGATCGAGGCGTCGTTCGCCGACGACACGGTGCGTGGCGTCGTCCTCACCGACGCGCTGATCGGCACCTTCACCCATGCCCACGACCCGACCCTGCGGCAGAACCGCTGTTTTCTGTACCACGTGATCGGCGGCGGGACCGGCGACTGGGATGTGCCGATCGGCGGGATGGGCGCACTGACCGACGCGCTCGCCGCGGCCGCCCGTGCCGCGGGCGCCGAACTGTGCACCGGTCGCGCGGTCACCGCCGTCGAAACCGACGGCGCCACCGCGGAAGTCCGCTTCGACGGCGGCGCGGTCGGGGCGGGGCACGTGCTGGTGAACGCCGCGCCGCGCGAGCTGGCGCGGCTGCTCGGCGAGCCGGTGCCGGAGCGGCCGGAGGGCGCGCAGCTCAAGATCAACATGCTGCTCCGGCGGCTGCCGCGGTTGCGGGATTCGGTCGACCCCGCCGAGGCGTTCGCCGGGACCTTCCATATCGCCGAGGGGTACGCGCAATTGGATCGGGCCTATCTCGAGGCCGAGGGCGGCCGGTTGCCGTCCGCGCCGCCCGCCGAGATCTACTGCCACACCCTCACCGACCCCTCGATCCTCGCGCCCGATCTGGTGACGCAGGGCGCGCACACCCTGACCCTGTTCGGATTGCACACTCCCGCAAGCCTTTTTCTCGACGACCCGGACGAGACCAAGCAGCGCCTGGTAACCGCCACCCTGGCGCAGCTGGATTCGGTACTGGCCGAACCGATCCGGGAGTGCCTCGCGGTGGACGCGCACGGCCGCCCCTGCCTCGAGGCCAAGAGCCCGCTGGACCTGGAACGCGAGGTCGGCCTCCCCGGCGGCCACATCTTTCATCGCGATCTGGACTTCCCCTTCCGCGCCGACGACGCCACCGACCCGGCCGACCGGTGGGGCGTGGGCACGGGACACCGCAATGTCCTGCTCTGCGGTGCGGGCGCGGTGCGCGGCGGCGGGGTCAGCGGAATCGGCGGCCACAATGCCGCCATGGCGGTACTGGAGAGCGATCGCGGCTGACCCCGGCGACCACCCGCGTCCTGGACAGGGCTAGCGCAGTACCGCGCGAACCACCAAGGTGCGCAAAGGAAATTGGAACTCCCCCACCCCCGTCTCCGGACGCGAACGCAGGTATCCGGTGATGCGGTCGAGGATCTCCGCACGCTCCTCCGGTGTGACGACGAGCGTGTGCGAATGCGTCCCGATCGTCGCCGCCAGGCTCTCGGCGGTGCGACGCTGCGAGTGCGGGAAGGTGGCCCGCTCGAACGGGCGGAACAGCGGGTGTGACGGCGGCGACGGGTCAGCGGCGCGCCGCTGGGACGACACCGCCGAGCGGGACAGCCGATCCAGCTCGGCGACCCACTTGACCGAGCTGTCGTGGGTGTTCCAGAACGCGGCCAGGACACCGCCCGGCCGCAGTACCCGCGCGATCTCCGGAAACGCCGCGGGCAGATCGAACCAGTGCAGCGCCTGGCCGACGACCACGGCGTGCGCCGAATCATCCGGCAGCGGAATGCTTTCGGCGCTGCCGCTCAGCACCGGAACCTCGGCGTGGTGCCGCGCGAACTCGGCCCGCATGGCCGCATCGGGCTCGACGGCCGTCACCCGCGCACCGAGTGCGGCGAGGCCACCGGTGAGCTTGCCGGTGCCCGCGCCGAGATCAACGACCTCCCGCTCCGCGATACCGCCGAGCGATTCCAGCGCCCACCGGATTCCCTCCACCGGATAGTCGGGCCGGTGCGTGGCATAGGCCGCGGCCTCGGGGCCGAAGGAACTCGCGCGCCGCGCGTTCAGTTCCGCCTCGTCCACCACCGACTCTCCGCTCTCGCCCACCCGGCCATGCTAATCGCCGTGAATTACCGCCACACAGCAGTCGACGAAGCTGTGCACCAAGGGATTCGAGTCGCCGACCACGGGCCATGCCACGCCGACGACCAGCGGGCCGATCCCCGTCACCGGCCGGTACTCCACGCCCGGCCGCGGGTAGTAGCGCGCCGAGGACGCCGGGGTGAAGCTGATTCCGAAGCCGTTGCCGATGGCGGTGAGCCACTCGTCGGTGTTGTGCGCGAGCGCGCCGACGACCACCGTCTCCGGCGGCCGGGAATCGGCGCCGATCCAGAAGTCGCGCCAGGCGCCGCTGTCCGGCGGCGCCGCGACGAACGGCTCGTCCCACAGCTGCTCGAACGTGATCTCCGAGCGGTCGGCCAGGCGGTGGCCGGTGGGCAGCGCGATCCACCGAGGTTCGGTGAACAGCTCCCGCAGCCGGTAGGAACGCTGGTCGGGGAACGGCAGCCACACCAGGGCGACATCCACATCGCCGGACGCCAGCCCCGCGCTCGGCTCGAGCCAGCCGAACTGCCGCATGTCCACCTGCCAGTCCGGATTGCGCCGCCGGAACTCGGCGACGATCCCGGCGGTGTGCTCGTGCGCCGCGCTCGCGATGAACCCGACCCGCAGCACCCGGGCGGCCCGCGCGGCACCGCCCTTGGCCGCCCGGAGGATCGCGTCCCAGTCGGCCAGCAGGCCCGGAACCCGTTCGGCCAGTACGCGTCCCGCCTCGGTCAGCGTCATCCCGGTGTGCGAGCGCTCGAACAGTTCGACGCCGAGCCTGGTCTCCAGCTGCCTGATCTGCTTGGTCAGCGCCGGTTGCGACACGTAGAGCCGCCGCGCCGCCCGAGTCAGGTGACCCTCCTCGGCCACGGCGGCGAAATACCGCAGCAGACGGGTGTCGATGTCCATGACCTCAGGCTATGGAAGCGGCGGGACGCCCGCTCGACCCGGTAGGTCGCGAGGATGACGCCGTTGCCGAGCACCTGCGACTCCGACGGCGCCAGCGTCGCCTCGGCATCGGTGTCGCCGAACAACCGCAGACCCCTGCCCAGCAGCACCGAGGGCGGCACGGCGAATTGATCGGTGGTCTACCTCATCGCACGACGGGTAGTCCCGCGCCCGGTTCGGACAGCCACAGCAGCCAGTGCGGCACGATCAGCGAGGCGAATTCCTCGTACCCGGCGGCACTCGGGTGGTAGCCGTCACCGCCGGAGACCTCGCGCATCCAGGTTCCGCTGTTGCGCAACGCCTGATGCACGCGGACGTAGGAAACCCCTTCGCTGTCACAGGCTTCGGAGAACGCGGCATCCAATTTCGCGGTGCGGCCGTTGTGTTCGTCGTCGTCGACCGGCGGCGGGGCGACGACCAGCG from Nocardia wallacei carries:
- a CDS encoding class I SAM-dependent methyltransferase, which gives rise to MTEPEDVRRTRRGYDEVAELYKSMFDDALAASPFDRAMLGVFAERVGTGAVADLGCGPGRITTHLAALGLDVFGIDLSPEMIRLARAARPDLRYVVGSMENLAVPDAALAGIVAWYSVIHTPPVRVPVIVAEFHRVLASGGQLILAFQTTDGDDVRTHDHKVAPSYLWPPDRVAELLGEGGFRTVARLVREPGDEAHPLAYLLAEKSSAS
- a CDS encoding phytoene desaturase family protein, encoding MQPTRASYDVVVAGGGHNGLVAAAYLARAGRSVLVLERQDHLGGAAVSERVFDGVDARLSRYSYLVSLLPRQLIRELGLRFETCRRRISSYTPVGDTGLLIDTADEYRTRASFLRITGSEADFRAWQEFYGRTGRLAQRVFPTLTRPLPTRAELQRLIDDSATWEALFERPLGETIEASFADDTVRGVVLTDALIGTFTHAHDPTLRQNRCFLYHVIGGGTGDWDVPIGGMGALTDALAAAARAAGAELCTGRAVTAVETDGATAEVRFDGGAVGAGHVLVNAAPRELARLLGEPVPERPEGAQLKINMLLRRLPRLRDSVDPAEAFAGTFHIAEGYAQLDRAYLEAEGGRLPSAPPAEIYCHTLTDPSILAPDLVTQGAHTLTLFGLHTPASLFLDDPDETKQRLVTATLAQLDSVLAEPIRECLAVDAHGRPCLEAKSPLDLEREVGLPGGHIFHRDLDFPFRADDATDPADRWGVGTGHRNVLLCGAGAVRGGGVSGIGGHNAAMAVLESDRG
- a CDS encoding class I SAM-dependent methyltransferase encodes the protein MGESGESVVDEAELNARRASSFGPEAAAYATHRPDYPVEGIRWALESLGGIAEREVVDLGAGTGKLTGGLAALGARVTAVEPDAAMRAEFARHHAEVPVLSGSAESIPLPDDSAHAVVVGQALHWFDLPAAFPEIARVLRPGGVLAAFWNTHDSSVKWVAELDRLSRSAVSSQRRAADPSPPSHPLFRPFERATFPHSQRRTAESLAATIGTHSHTLVVTPEERAEILDRITGYLRSRPETGVGEFQFPLRTLVVRAVLR
- a CDS encoding LysR family transcriptional regulator; translated protein: MDIDTRLLRYFAAVAEEGHLTRAARRLYVSQPALTKQIRQLETRLGVELFERSHTGMTLTEAGRVLAERVPGLLADWDAILRAAKGGAARAARVLRVGFIASAAHEHTAGIVAEFRRRNPDWQVDMRQFGWLEPSAGLASGDVDVALVWLPFPDQRSYRLRELFTEPRWIALPTGHRLADRSEITFEQLWDEPFVAAPPDSGAWRDFWIGADSRPPETVVVGALAHNTDEWLTAIGNGFGISFTPASSARYYPRPGVEYRPVTGIGPLVVGVAWPVVGDSNPLVHSFVDCCVAVIHGD